The following are encoded in a window of Chionomys nivalis chromosome X, mChiNiv1.1, whole genome shotgun sequence genomic DNA:
- the Asb12 gene encoding ankyrin repeat and SOCS box protein 12, protein MSLMDIAKIFSLLQPEKEEEDTDTGEKQALNQAVYDNDSCTLDHLLQQERYKRFINSRSGWGIPGTPLRLAASYGHLNCVKVLLEHGADVDSLDVKAQTPLFTAVSHGHLECVRVLLEAGACPSGSIYNNCSPVLTASRDGAVAILQELLGHGAEANVKAKLPVWASNIASCSGPLYLAAVYGHLDCFRLLLLYGADPDYNCTDQSLLGRVPQPRTLLEICLHHNCDPEYIQLLIDFGANIYLPSLPLDQTSQNDKGIKLLLQARATPRSLLSQARLVICRALVQAKQPQAIDQLDIPAVLISYLKHQ, encoded by the exons ATGAGTCTCATGGACATCGCCAAGATCTTCTCTCTTCTGCAGcctgaaaaggaggaggaggacactgATACGGGAGAGAAACAAGCTCTCAATCAAGCTGTGTATGACAATGACTCCTGTACCCTGGACCACCTTCTACAGCAGGAGCGCTATAAACGGTTCATCAATAGCAGGAGTGGCTGGGGAATACCTGGAACACCCTTACGCTTGGCAGCTTCTTATGGCCACTTGAACTGTGTGAAGGTCCTCCTGGAACATGGTGCTGATGTAGATAGCTTGGATGTCAAAGCACAAACACCACTTTTCACCGCTGTTAGTCATGGTCATCTGGAATGTGTGCGCGTGCTTCTAGAAGCTGGCGCCTGTCCTAGTGGTAGCATCTACAACAATTGCTCTCCTGTTCTTACCGCCTCACGTGACGGTGCTGTTGCCATCTTACAGGAGCTCCTAGGGCACGGTGCAGAGGCCAATGTCAAAGCTAAATTACCAGTGTGGGCCTCAAACATAGCTTCATGTTCTGGTCCTCTCTATTTGGCTGCAGTCTATGGACATCTTGACTGTTTCCGCCTGCTTTTGCTCTATGGGGCAGATCCTGATTACAACTGCACTGACCAGAGTCTCTTAGGTCGTGTTCCACAGCCTCGCACACTTCTTGAAATATGCCTTCATCATAATTGTGATCCAGAGTACATTCAGCTTTTAATAGATTTTGGAGCTAACATCTACCTTCCATCTCTCCCCTTGGACCAGACCTCACAAAATGATAAAGGCATCAAGTTGCTGCTGCAAGCCCGAG CCACCCCGCGGTCACTCCTGTCTCAGGCCCGTTTAGTTATCTGCAGAGCCCTGGTACAGGCCAAACAGCCACAAGCCATAGACCAACTGGATATACCCGCTGTGTTGATTAGCTACCTCAAACACCAGTGA